A part of Nodularia sp. LEGE 06071 genomic DNA contains:
- a CDS encoding XisI protein — MDKLTRYRQLVQQILQEYSEQRPAYGNIEVERIFDTERDHYQIVHVGWEGENWVHSCIIHIDIKGGKIWLQWNGTEDDIGANLVAAGVPKEDIVLGFQSPFMRQFTEYAVS; from the coding sequence ATGGATAAATTAACTCGATATCGTCAGCTTGTACAACAAATATTACAGGAATATAGTGAGCAAAGGCCAGCTTACGGAAATATAGAAGTAGAGAGAATTTTTGATACCGAACGTGACCATTATCAAATAGTTCATGTCGGCTGGGAAGGAGAAAATTGGGTACATAGTTGTATCATTCATATTGATATTAAAGGTGGCAAAATCTGGCTTCAGTGGAATGGTACAGAGGATGACATTGGTGCTAATTTGGTAGCGGCTGGGGTTCCCAAGGAAGATATTGTCTTAGGTTTTCAGTCTCCTTTCATGAGGCAATTTACAGAATATGCCGTTAGTTAG
- a CDS encoding XisH family protein codes for MPAKDVFHQVVKTALYKDGWQITNDPLTISVGGVSLSIDLGAEKLIAAEREGQKIAVEVKSFLQQSSAISEFHTALGQFINYRGALRRLQPDRVLYLAVPLTTYKTFFQLDFPKDMVSENQVKMLVYDVEKEVIFQWIN; via the coding sequence ATGCCTGCTAAAGATGTTTTTCATCAAGTTGTTAAAACAGCTTTATATAAAGACGGTTGGCAAATTACAAATGACCCACTGACAATTAGTGTGGGAGGAGTTAGTCTTTCTATTGACTTAGGTGCAGAAAAGCTGATTGCCGCAGAACGGGAAGGACAAAAAATTGCAGTAGAAGTAAAAAGTTTTTTACAACAGTCGTCTGCTATTTCAGAATTTCATACAGCATTAGGACAGTTTATTAATTATCGAGGTGCATTGAGAAGGTTACAACCGGATCGTGTTTTATATTTAGCAGTACCTTTAACAACTTACAAAACATTCTTTCAACTCGATTTTCCTAAAGATATGGTGTCAGAAAATCAGGTCAAAATGCTTGTTTATGATGTAGAGAAAGAGGTGATTTTCCAATGGATAAATTAA